A genomic stretch from Lathyrus oleraceus cultivar Zhongwan6 chromosome 2, CAAS_Psat_ZW6_1.0, whole genome shotgun sequence includes:
- the LOC127119961 gene encoding monosaccharide-sensing protein 3 — protein MEVVIIALAATLGNLLIGWDSSTIAGGMTYIKQEFDLEKDPTLEGFIVSMSFITGTLVTIFSGTISDLIGRRPMLITSSVMFIIAGFVMFWAPNVTVILVSRMIQGVAIALAVTFNPLYISEIAPADIRGQLNTLTQFACSAGMFLAYILVFSMSLLQSPSWRLMLSVISIPSVLYFFLTVFYLPESPRWLVSKGRILEAEKVLKRLRRIDDVSGELALLAEGLRPGGEDISIEEYVVAPASEILINQEAGKDYIKLYGPNEGVTMIAQPVSGQGSMLSRSMLSQHGSYASRSMLSQQGSFSSQAAANLKDPIVNLFGSLHESTLIESGRSNSMLINNANSIFSTGDPEPSPFGTSDNLRTPLNPFHGGADRAHGSKDMLAMRSNSSLVNANDVETPRNTDIGGGWQLVYKSTDDAMAGKKEGLQRVYLHADPSAAAVSQSSHASFVSTSGYDIHTDGGEAFQAAGIVSRSVLGTSDALQLPEVATKGPKWRALLEPGVKRALVVGIGLQILQQAAGINGFLYYAPQILEQAGVGALLSNLGISSISASFLVNIITTFCMLPCIAISIRLMDVAGRRSIMLYTIPVLIVCLLVLVLRQFFQLSSVLDASISAISVVVYESFFCMGLGIIPNIICAEIFPTSVRGICISLTSLTYWVCTLAVTLTFPYLLQLLGLSGVFALFVGGCIISWIFVYLKVPETKGMPLEVIIEFFAIGAKPGTDPAEFGIKD, from the exons ATGGAGGTTGTCATCATTGCTCTTGCTGCTACACTCGGGAATCTTCTTATTGGATGGGATAGTTCAACCATTGCAG GGGGTATGACCTACATCAAACAggaatttgatttggaaaaggATCCAACACTTGAAGGCTTCATCGTCTCCATGTCTTTTATAACTGGAACTCTTGTCACCATATTTTCTGGAACAATATCTGATTTGATTGGGAGAAGGCCTATGTTGATAACTTCCTCTGTTATGTTTATCATTGCTGGTTTCGTAATGTTCTGGGCTCCTAATGTTACTGTTATTCTCGTGTCGAGGATGATCCAAGGCGTTGCTATTGCTCTTGCTGTTACTTTTAATCCACTTTACATTTCTGAGATTGCGCCTGCTGATATAAGAGGACAATTGAACACTCTTACTCAGTTCGCTTGTTCTGCTGGAATGTTTTTGGCTTATATTCTTGTTTTCTCAATGTCCTTGTTACAATCGCCTAGTTGGAGACTTATGCTTAGTGTTATTTCTATTCCTTCTGTGCTTTATTTTTTCTTGACTGTGTTTTATCTCCCTGAATCTCCTCGATGGCTTGTAAGCAAAGGTCGAATCCTTGAGGCTGAGAAAGTTTTGAAAAGACTTCGACGCATCGATGATGTCTCAG GGGAGCTGGCTTTGCTCGCGGAGGGTCTCAGGCCTGGGGGTGAAGACATTTCCATTGAAGAATATGTAGTTGCTCCAGCTAGTGAGATCCTTATCAACCAAGAAGCAGGAAAAGATTATATAAAATTATATGGACCTAATGAGGGAGTTACAATGATTGCTCAACCTGTGAGTGGGCAAGGTAGCATGCTATCGCGCAGTATGTTGTCTCAGCACGGAAGCTATGCATCGCGCAGTATGTTGTCTCAGCAAGGAAGCTTTTCATCTCAAGCAGCTGCTAATCTCAAAGATCCTATTGTCAACCTATTTGGAAGTTTGCATGAGAGTACTCTCATCGAGAGCGGACGTTCAAATAGCATGTTGATTAACAATGCTAATAGTATATTTAGCACGGGAGATCCAGAGCCTAGCCCGTTTGGTACCAGTGACAACCTGCGTACCCCATTGAATCCATTTCATGGGGGTGCTGATAGGGCTCATGGATCTAAGGACATGTTAGCTATGAGAAGCAATAGCAGTTTGGTTAATGCAAATGATGTTGAAACACCGAGAAATACAGACATCGGTGGAGGTTGGCAATTGGTTTACAAATCAACTGATGATGCAATGGCTGGGAAAAAAGAAGGGCTCCAAAGGGTTTATTTGCATGCAGATCCTTCAGCTGCTGCAGTGTCTCAGTCTTCTCATGCTTCATTTGTTTCAACTTCTGGCTATGACATACATACAGATGGTGGTGAAGCTTTTCAGGCTGCTGGTATAGTCAGTCGGTCAGTTCTTGGAACTAGTGATGCATTGCAACTGCCAGAAGTAGCTACAAAAGGTCCGAAGTGGAGAGCTCTTCTAGAACCAGGCGTCAAGCGTGCATTAGTTGTTGGAATAggacttcaaattcttcaacag GCTGCAGGCATAAATGGATTTCTATACTATGCTCCTCAGATTCTTGAGCAGGCAGGAGTAGGAGCTCTTCTATCAAATTTAGGCATCAGTTCAATATCTGCTTCTTTTCTCGTAAATATCATTACAACATTTTGCATGCTTCCGTGTATAGCTATTTCCATAAGGCTCATGGATGTTGCTGGCAGACG GTCAATCATGCTGTACACAATACCGGTTTTGATAGTATGTCTCCTAGTACTAGTACTGAGACAGTTTTTTCAACTCAGCTCTGTCCTAGATGCATCAATTTCAGCTATCAGTGTTGTGGTCTATGAAAGCTTCTTCTGCATGGGTCTTGGTATTATTCCCAACATCATATGTGCAGAAATCTTCCCGACTAGTGTTCGCGGAATCTGCATTTCCCTTACTTCTCTTACATATTGGGTTTGTACATTGGCCGTCACGTTGACATTCCCTTATTTGCTCCAACTTCTCGGTCTCAGCGGCGTATTCGCTTTATTTGTTGGTGGCTGCATCATTTCATGGATATTTGTTTACTTAAAAGTTCCTGAAACAAAGGGTATGCCTTTGGAAGTTATTATTGAGTTTTTTGCAATTGGTGCAAAGCCTGGTACTGATCCTGCAGAATTTGGAATCAAAGATTAA